gttttacgttatttttctCACCAATcgtttgtaatattacgttaatagtttcaatattattttccttacctttttatatttttctactacaTAGAAGAATACTAGTTTAATCGCAATATATTCTATGTAGatgtaaaagaatttcatcTGTGGTATaatctttctatttcatttatcgaCAGAAGTATTTAACTACTGCTGATAACAAAGCGATCGTGATTAACAGATATTTTGCCAATCACCACATATGATCATgattgataaaaatagaaaatttcatataatatcatTGCTAATTTAATCACCTAAATcaacattgaaaataaataattttcttttatgcaaatcaataaaaaatctaataacataaatttatatatttcctatttcCCAGCCCCCagttttatagatttttcgATCTTCTGTActatttttatccattttatttttccttacatgagattattgtaaatttaatatcatttattcgtaatatttgttatttatctttccttgaatttgaaatttcgcgCTTCAATGTTGTGTATAGTTCGACGCTTTATCTAATGATGCTATACTAGTTTATGAATACATACATAATCGTTAAAGAATCTATAAGCCTTAATGGTTtgtttttactaatttttgtTACAGAAAACATGTTCTCATAAATCAagataattttcaactttaatttatcgaaatttattaacgCTAAACTATAAATCGTTCAATGGATCTTTCCGGATGTTTTTATGTAGCCATAATTTCACATATCAGCACAGCTCCACCAATAGGATAGGAGTTACGTGGTAGCAATAGAGGGGAAGAAGAATATATAGAGATCTGAAGGTTACTTTTGTCACATTCAAGTTTTCATTAACCGGCTTAGAAATTTTGTGTGCTTGTTTCGACTctgaagtttaaaaaaaaaaaaattgtaagtaaataaaaattatatcctGAGTCGAAGTTTCTCTTATAATAAACCGTTTAAAAACTATGCTTTGTATGTTTCTTCcttattcataattaaataataaacatgaaATGCTTGTACAGAAAGCCGGCTTCGTTCAATTAACCGAACAGcagatgatttaaaaattagtagttgaaaaaaataaatgttattaaattttcataatcgatcgataaatttaagtatacaattacaaaatgtttcttctttattgataattaaatagtaaACATAAGATACTTGTACAGAAAGTCGGCGCGTCATTCAATTAATCGAACAGCAGATGATTTCAAAATTAGtagttgaaagaaataaatgttattatatgttcataattgatcgataaatttaagtatgcaattagaaaatgtttcttaaatCTGGAAGAATATATAGTCATGCTGAATGTTTTATAGTTACGAAAgttgtatacatacatacattgtaCATACGACTAGTAATGGTACTAAATTACTGTTAGGGGGTCTTGGATGTATAGAACCATATGGTCAAATTAATACTAGAGATAACGAATCGCgcgaatgtaattaatattttcaaatgcgTTATTTGCATTAATTGGTAGCTTTCTTATAAacttttttataaacaatttcattattatagaaaaaagaaaaatgtaatatgtcTATCCTACTTCAATAGAAAGtgcaatattttgttataatatttggcgcaattttatacattattacatccaaaaataatattctttttatatctaagctatattaaaatataaagatacaaatagCTATGCGAGTAGTTACTAGTTGTTGCTTTTGATTTAAATTCTCTTATACttcataatttatgtaatataatttttgtcattAATGATTCTTTGTTTTTACTTTGTGTATCTTATACTTCCAGCAAGATGCCGCTCTATAGATTGACTTACTTCCCAGTTACGGCATTGGCAGAACCAATCCGTTTTCTCTTCAGTTATGCTGGTACTCCATTTGATGATGAACGTATCAGCAAAGACGTCTGGCCAGAAATAAAGCCCTGTAAgctttaaaatttaaagaaattctgtTTCTAAATCCTATCTTTCCTAATTTAACTAAAGTAGCTAAATAAAGTAGAACACAATTATGCAGAGTATAACAGAGATTATTGTTTACTCTTCATTGCTCTATAAGATATGTGGGAAAACAATAGGTATTGTTAAGGAGACAATACCCTTTGTTCGCTGGTAAATTaccaataaattaaatttatctttccaAAACAGATAACAGGAAGCTAGATATTTAAAGAAGCAACATAATCTATTATGATAAACtgaggaaattaattatatttgtttatattaattagaattaatgattttcaattttagaaatacgtttggaaaaataaactgTTTATTTGATAGAATCTTTGATTCTATTAGTTGTATGTTTTTAGTGACTCCTTATGGTCAGCTTCCTATGCTCGTAGCTGATAGAAGGAAGGTTGCTCAGTCTACAGCTATTTGTCGTTACTTAGCCAAACAATATGGCTTAGCTGGAAAGAATGACTGGGAAGCTCTTCATATTGATGCCACTGTTGATACTATTCATGATATTCGTCATAGTGAGTATTAGAGCTGTTTTGCATAAAACTTATAAGAGTCTTGATAACAAATAGTACATATGTGTTCAGGTATTTATTAGTTGAAATctgatttaatatttgatttaatcgAACAATAAACATATGTCAACAATAGAAGACAAAGGATTAAAAAGGATTGTAATTCTATCTTCagtatcatttaaattttgcaCAACACTGTATTCAAATTAGTATAACATTAGCGAATAGTGTttaattgaaaacaaattttcagaaCTTGCCTCCTTCCACTATGAGGAGGACGAGAAGGTCAAAGCTACAAAACGCAAGGCTGCTGAAGAGACGCTACCGTTTATTTTAGAACGTTTGGACCAGCAAGTGAAGGAAAATGACGGCTACTTCCACAACGGTACTCTCTCCTGGGCTGATTTAACATTCGTTGCTCTGCTCagttattttaactttatgtACAAGTCTGATCTGATCACAAATTACGACAATCTGAAGCTACTGGAGGGAAAGGTCCTCAATCTGCCTAACATCAAAATCTGGATTGAGAGGCGCCCAGTTAGCGAATACTAAACTTCACGATTGCTTATGATTTTATAAGCATTTAAAGATTGCGGTCTTAGTGTGTTGAGAGAATGGAGGACGAATCGCGTTGTTGGAAGTTTATATGGAATATACTGATCGCTTTTAACATTCGTTAGTTCCAGTTATTACcgatatttttgtcatttaatTAGGGTTTTCCCTTTAGATTACGTTGCGatagagaattattatttctgtattcCTACAGAAACATACGAACTATATAAACTGTTGACACCATGTTGCGTTTTTGTATTAcagagataataaaaaaaccaTCAAAAGAtcattaattatgttttttattatattcattaagAATTGGAGATTACTTCCTTGGTGATCTTgataatatcgtattttacaaatattggACAAAAAAAGtgtatgataattttattcaatacgTTATGAGTGttgctttaaaaaaaatacgagtTACGTATTTCTGCGAAAAAAGCATGGTTTTTATCGATACAATAATGTTGTTCTTCAGTTATCGTTTTAAAGTTGAGTACTTCGTTGATTCCACGAGAGAACTCGCCTACAACAAACAAGATACGACCGTGTGTAAAGTAATTAATCTGCCTGCTCGTTGCTAGCTACAGATAAGGCTTGCGTAAAAAAAGATATGCATTTCAGTTCATGTGGGATTATTTACACTTTGCAAGGCGGAGAATTACGTAGGAAGTCATTTTATAGATCAATAACTTAGTTAATAAAAGATCAAATTTTCATGTACATAAATGTAAGTAACGTTCAAGTATTAATCAttacatacaatttttgtataattcgaTATCTTGGTCACTTACATCTTACAAAtgatatatagataatatttatgcGATAAATTGGAGCTATCTTTTAGTTAACgccatctttttttttttttttttgttttttgtacttttactaTTCTTCCAAAGATATCAAAGGACCGATGATTTCAAATTAAACTAGAATTGCTTCGGTATATTGTCAATCAATGGCAATTTGTATTCACATCTATATCAAAGGAAAACCgattgcaaaattaattaccCATGCAACTCCGCAATCTGAAACTATGTGTGATCGGCATTGAAGATGACAAATCTCAATGTTTAAAGCAGtacaaaaaaatgataattcaaTTTCGCTTTATCAAACTGTACGAAATTTGTATACACATACGGAAAAAAAACGGAGTTCAAACATTAATCAGCATGAAGTATCGATAATTATTGCTGAGTAATTATTAGGATTAGATTTTTGGAGTATCGATCGTATGGAGTTTTAATTATCGGTTTTCgcaatttattgtttttctaaattatgtCTAAATGGTATCagtttttgaatattttatagtttacaCTCCAACATACTGACGTAAGCTatcgtaaataattgtaaattatgcaatatcatttttttatatttcataatctcAATTTCGATCTATTTTCTGTACTTAACgtcctttttttattgttcgtGTACCGTCTTGTACGTTCTTCAAAAAATCTTAAGCTCGTGTTAATTCACGAATGTTATgctttatttcaaaatataaaacaagagaaaaaaagttaGTAAAATATccttaatgttttattttcaccCTACATTGATTTGTATAAGATTGCGCAATCGATATCTGGtaattacttatattttacTGTTTACTTAAAGAATCAGTCGATATTGCCTTATTTggatacatataaataaatagataatgttatcttcaaatattattgCACGAGTGATAAAGTTAAAATCATCTTACAAGAGAATGACTGTACAAGATTCTTATTGACattattaattctaaaaatttggCCCGTATCGACAATTTTGTTTAGAAAGTCATCTCATTTCAACACGTGTCTCAACAGATCAATGTTATTTATCATTCTAACAAAACTTCTTGATCAAAATAAACGATTACGAGAACAATTATCTTGTTTTCTATCTCTTGtctttttaaagatttataatCTTTCGTGGCCTCATTTTTAACGACTTATAATCATTtcagttattaattattaaattattataacgatCAGCTTTAACTCCgaaatttcttgtaaaaataaagCTGAAGAATTTCAACCCGTTCaataaacttaatttttttataacatgaAAAGTATCATAAAATATCGAGATATCGTAAACGCGAAATCATTTTTCGTGAAGGACTTTAAAAGTTACCCTATGGGGTATAACATTGGGATATTGATTTATTGCTATCCCCATGACTTGCACAATTTTACCGCTCTAGAAACCCAACAATCTGACATTATGAAATAGGCTTAACCTAACCTCAATCTAGAAAGTGGCTGGTTAGATTATTGCAATTCgtccaattttattatttactgttttcaattaaaaagagGGCACTGACTTTTCATCAAATTATAGTCAAAACATATTTCTTATCATCAACAATTTGTTAACTTTGAAATTAACCATCTTTCGCATAACTTATCGTTGTGTgcgcaataaataaataatttgcaatCTACTAGAAAATTTAGCCTTGCCGATGAAACCGAGCATAGAGAAGTGGAATCTTACCTCCCTTTTCAAACAATAACAGTCTTTTTAGCGGGCTAAACAatgtaattacaataaatattgctCGTAACCGTAACGGACGTCATTCAACGCCCCAATAGATCGTTTAGTTCATAAACTTTTTTTATGATACCCATTACGAAGTGATTTACTTATTAACAAAGCTGTGCCACGAAGGATGTTACTCTATCAAGGAATTCTAGTTGATTCTGCCATGTACGCTATCGCGATTTATCACACGAATATCATTCAGCATGGTGGGGGGGAACGATATTCTCGGAGGATTGCAAGAACTATTTATATGAAGCTCATGGTCGGTAATTCGAAGCAGTATTCTACGAGAGATCAACGCGTCTAGTTCACGTTCCAGTATAAAACATCGTAAGTCTTTTATGTCTCTATACCATTTTTCACGTGATAAAGGTTCTGTAAAACTGTTGTACTTTGATATATTCTCATCGTGGCAAATATAACATGACgctttattttcgaaatttattaataggttatattctattataaattaagaattaaattaatttgaaatttcatttaaatgctGCTATTgcatgataaataattttcttttcaaacttcaaataataatcgtattcTCAAAGGAAGCTTTATAATTTGTACTCTCTCGACATTGACAGAAACCGAAGGTAATTTACTTCGCGAATGATGTTTGATTTTATATCATACAGTTGGAAGTCAAGAGTATTTCGTTGGATATATTGATCCATGTTCGTTTATCTGGAGAGAAGCGACAGGTTTCATTCAGATTCACTCTGAAGTTTCACACAACTCTCTTGCGCAATATTGCGCAATACGCTATCATGCCCttaaaaaagtaagaaacttgaaaatttgataagtGTTCTCCAGTCTTTCTCCAAATTTCGTCTATTGTTTTTCTATGATTTCTAAATATCAGAGATAAAAAATAGActgttacatatattttataaattttaaacagacattttaataaaattaataaattagtaaatgAGTTAAAATTGACGTTATAACTATAAATTATTGACGTTATAACTATAGTAATGTATGCATCAGcgtaaaaaaatgaattttattaaccgGTTAGTCGTTATACACGTATGATTAACGGAACTAATGTTAGAGACGCGAACCTTCACTTCGCTAATCATGTTCAATGTCACGGGTAATAAACATGAATTTCAACGTAATAGTGAGTTGAAAACTACTAAGTACAAGGTTccttttagaaaatattattgaacgTTGCGCTGATTTgaagtatttaaacaattagaaTCTCCTACTGTTAGACAGTTACACTTTGTCAGTTTGACGGTCAAGAGTTTATTTAAACTAACATTACCTTGTTTGTACGGTcgtgattaaaaatttcaatcagtGGCTgaatttccattctttttttatgcGAGAGCGttgcaattatatatatttacaatcgaatttttcttgttCAAAGAGATCAACTTTGAATCTTCAACTTCTAAACCTGAGAATATTCAGTGcttcaaatttccaattttacaaatattacaatttttaaatatttcaattgccAAGCACcacgaatttcaaatattacaatttttcgatttccTCAATCGTCATcctttttaactttttaactttttaatttttatttcaaaaatactcGAAGTAGCGTTTCAGTGAAGTGCAGAGTATTATTCATAGATACCTTACATAAGACTTTATACAATTCGTAATATACGTTAGGTGTTTACCTTGCGAAGGTAACAATAGATAATCAGTGACGAGACTTAGATAGCAATATTATTATGCCATCAGAGATTGCGTGTTTCATATAACGTGAATCATGGCAAAAATATATCGGACGTACGAATAATACTACAACTCAtgatattatcaaaataaaactGTTCAGTTATctacatataaagttatataaataaattttagaatattatatatatgttatatatatattatatatatatattatatatatgttatatatatattatatatatatattatatatatgttatatatatattacacatatatttggaaatattattaaaaaattttcaaactgatTTCTATTATAATGCGTACGATCTTGGATTAATTTCCCTCATGAGAATATAAACGAAGGATAACATTACTCTAGAAGCAaactaatacaaaataatattagaaaatctTAGTACAACAAATTATGTTTGTTTAATACAGGAAATGCCCAGCTACAAATTGACTTATTTCAACATCACTGGCCTTGCTGAACCAATTAGGTTGGTTTTGCACCAAAGTGGAATTAAATTCGAGGATAGGAGGCTCACTCAGGATGAATGGCCGGAAGttaaaaaaggtaaaaattcAATCTCATTTCGGAAGGACCAAGCCTACAAATCATTggacatttaataaattcaaaattctaatatattaattttatacttatcGTATGAAGTTTACGCTTTTCAATAGTTTATGTTACATTGTTATGTTATGTTATGTTTTAAGATACAAGTTcagattatataaaaaatgtaatttgacGAATACTTggttcaaaattaataaatgtccAATGAGGTCTCGAtggaaatgtataaatttttttaagacTTCCgtataaactatataaataacgatatcATATTTGACTCCTGTCGAAGATACGTAATCTCTACGCTATGTTTTCCAAAGAGAAAGTCAAGAGCTTTGATTTTGATAAATGTTTGAATTCCTCTGTTCACgcgtaatattaattaatgactTGTTAATTATTGATGATCGCGAATATTTCAGGTATGCCACTTGGTCAAGTACCCGTCTTGGAAATCGACGGCAAGGCTTACTACCAATCGAAAGCAATCCTTCGTCTGCTCGCCAGGAAAAACAATCTCTATGGTTCCAACGATGAAGAAGCTTTCTTAATCGATGCCACCGTTGACACCATCGATGACGTGAGATCAGGTAGGCATCTATTACGTTGCGTTAACTCACTTTAACAATACTTGCTCTGTCATTCATTGATTTATGattattgtttctttcaaaTGAAGAACAGTCCACACAAAACATACGTATACTTGAagagaatatttcgaatttatgttttaatttttatatatcgattttgtatttataatttatagcatACTCTCAGTACCACTGGGAACAAGACCCTGGATACAAGGCCAAGCTGAAGACCAACGCTGACAACAAGCTTCCCATGCTCCATAAGTTGGATGAGCAGGTGAAGAGCAACGGAGGACACTTTGTCAATGGAAAggtaattgtttatttgttttgCAAAATCTAGAAATCAGCTGCTCAGGAGCTGTTTCTTCAGTAATTGACCACAAATTGGATAGTTGAAAAGAGTGATATTACTAAagattttctttgtaattttgtaatttttgtttcaattattgCTCTAAATTTGTAATCTTCGTCTTTATCTGAGTCTATTTTTCATCAATAATgaaaagtaaagtaaaagtaaaagaatttacAAAAAGTAGGGTCGATTAATTTTTGACTTTCTTAATACCagttaaagtaattttaagattatttctaagttatatttttaattgtcgtTGTAGTTGACATGGGCCGACCTTTTCTATGCCGCACAATCGGAGACCTTGTCCAACATGCTGCAAACCGACATCAACAAAGATCACCCTGAATTGAAGAAATTGGTAGAGAAAGTCAGGTCACTACCCAACATCAAAGCTTATCTCGACAGCCGACCCAAAAGCATGTTTTAAGCTTAGAGACTTTCTATGTGCGTTAGAGTTCAACAGGACTCGTTGATTGGTTTATTTCTTTGCAAGTGCACTTGcaaattcttttacattttatgttttatacaaatttcacgtTACGTTTATAAAAGCATAGATGAGATAGATGAatgatttttacaaattgttaTGTATGATAcgagtagaaaaataaatatcgcttatatttattcaagaGTTTTCCTTTTGTAATTGCGAAGCAGTGAACTTGTATTTTCAGTGAAATGAAGTACAAGAATGTACACagcaaatttcataattaattacataatcaATTCGCACTGTACTACTTATGAACGATGTTTCCTTAAAACATTACACGATCTCTATGACTTCCTGTAATTTCCAAACGACCTTGCTCTATGTTTAGTATCACTATAATAACATTTACCCTTAATTAAATCTGAAATCGTCTGAGATCGTTTTCACGgtattattcaatttcttcctGTATCTAttcttagaaaatttgtttaagcGCTGCTGTTTACGAAAAATGAACCATGAAATCGTTTTCTTACAGTTTTCACCGTTTCAGTGATTTATAATGATGTTTGCGTGCACGAAAAGGATCAATGAACACGAGGAAAGGGCGTATACAACACAGTAGTGTTAATtgctaatattaaatttcgatgATCTTGGATCTTTTCAATGTGGGCGTTTTCGCAATACATTGGGGAAGCATTTATATCAGACTAATAATATGATTTACATCAGCTTGTTCGTAGATCCCCTGCTGTTCGGTTACAATGTAAGATTTACAAATATGCTTGCTCTTAAAAGACATACATATTCAGTATCTTTGTTAAATTTCAAGTCTTAAGTTCTTCTTTCTCAGATTCTCCTGACTGTTGCCTATAGAAGTTTGCATACACGTATTCTTACTTCAAAGCCTCAATTTCTCAACTTTTTTCTCTAGTTCATTAAGCATTTATGCTTCGCTCGTTCGACGAAGGGATGCTTTTCCTTAAACGAACGTTAAGTGATTAAGTCGCAGTTCAATTCACCCATGTATCGTGCCAATTCCATACCAGTAAACTCTGTCTCGTCATAGTCCTTTAGACTAGAGTTACTGATAGTGTTTGCACTCTCTATACTCGGATGACTTTGGAATCGCGGTGCCAACACTGTCCTCGTTTCCGGCTTTGGCGCTGAACTAGTTACGGTCTTCTGTTGAGGCGAAAATAGCTCTTTGGTTCCTAATCTCAATCTGCCGGCGAGTATTCCTGTTTAAAGAaagttaacaaaattatagCTTAGAAACTCGTAACTCGAAAgagattaattataatttaaaaagctaTAGCCTGTATCCAGCGAAATAATTCGTCAAAgagcgaaaatatttcatttttccgatcgacaattaaatattatactgtCTCTTTGATGTGGAAATAATTACGGCGATCGATGCTTAAGATCGTTACTTTCTTCGccaattcttatattattaaccTTTATCGCGCGTTAACGTGACTATTACACGCTGATTGCGACGATCGTTAGCCGAAAGCCATGAACTTTGAATAGATTCGTCAATCTctgatatttgtaaattaccgCTCATTTAAACGTAATCAATATTCGGTAAACGATCCAGGACTTCACCTGGACAActtgaagaatatttctaCGCCCTTTTTACAATATCGTCACCAAATACCCATAGGTGACTTGGTTGATCTAACCGAGGCTTATGTATTCGTACaatcaagaaaaattaaaaataagaaataaaatctcaCTTACCGAGCGTGACAACTCTCGGTGCTCTTTGAATGTTCACGTAAGTCGCAGTCACGTTATTGTTGCCTTCGTTGAAACTTTTACTAACGGACGACATCAGGGTAAACTGACTGGAGTTCGATCCTCTGGATACGCTTCTGCTGTACTCTCGATGATTGATCTTATTCGCCACACAGTTGGACTGGTTTCGTCTATTGTCCTTTCGACCGTTTATTGTATTGGTCGTTCTCAGCTTTTGGTTGTCGTCGCTGACGGAGATCGACGGCGAATTCTGACGATCATCCGTCTGCCTGAACGTGGACCTCGCATACCTCGAGAGGCTACTGCACGTCGGCTGCCGTGGTACTGACTTGCGGGAGGACCACTTCCGCCCGCAGTGATTCGGCAGCATTGACTGAAAGTTAACTTCAGTTTGTTTAACGCACTTTGTCAGACTCCATCGCAATCTTTTGGGGAGGGAGGGTGGGGGCTcgattttttcttaattttcagatctcttttgtaatttttacgtttgtaaTAGTATCTATTGTAATACTGTcatttctgttttttctttttttttcacttattattttcacaatttgGGTGAAAAGTCGTTAATAGCGAGTTCCAGTTCTTTATATCTcttcttcttatatttttgACGCTACAACGTTATTATCATTCGTTAATTACTATCTTCGTCGGTAGATTACTTGTACCGTCGATCGGTACAAGTAGCTTGTCGGAAAGAAAATTAACTTTGCACAGATTTTCTACTCGTTTGTACTATCTTAGATTTTTCAGGATCGTTGTAAAGCTCTGTAGTTCTCTACTTTAGAGATGCAGAGAAGAAAACATAGAGGATGCAAAGAAAAACCAcggaaatattcatttataaagtTAAAAACACAGTTAAAATGTAACAAGAATATACAAAGGTACATTCATTATTCGTTACCCTGGGAGATGATTGATA
This genomic window from Bombus pyrosoma isolate SC7728 linkage group LG4, ASM1482585v1, whole genome shotgun sequence contains:
- the LOC122566799 gene encoding glutathione S-transferase-like; translation: MPLYRLTYFPVTALAEPIRFLFSYAGTPFDDERISKDVWPEIKPLTPYGQLPMLVADRRKVAQSTAICRYLAKQYGLAGKNDWEALHIDATVDTIHDIRHKLASFHYEEDEKVKATKRKAAEETLPFILERLDQQVKENDGYFHNGTLSWADLTFVALLSYFNFMYKSDLITNYDNLKLLEGKVLNLPNIKIWIERRPVSEY
- the LOC122566800 gene encoding glutathione S-transferase-like; this encodes MPSYKLTYFNITGLAEPIRLVLHQSGIKFEDRRLTQDEWPEVKKGMPLGQVPVLEIDGKAYYQSKAILRLLARKNNLYGSNDEEAFLIDATVDTIDDVRSAYSQYHWEQDPGYKAKLKTNADNKLPMLHKLDEQVKSNGGHFVNGKLTWADLFYAAQSETLSNMLQTDINKDHPELKKLVEKVRSLPNIKAYLDSRPKSMF